One genomic segment of Clostridium saccharoperbutylacetonicum N1-4(HMT) includes these proteins:
- a CDS encoding electron transfer flavoprotein subunit beta/FixA family protein — MNILVCIKQVPGTSKVEVDPDTGVLKRDGIDSKMNPYDLYALETALKIKEDEGGTVKVLSMGPNQAMSVIKEAFTMGADGGTLLSDRKFGGADVLATSYTIAQGVKKMGDFELVICGKQTTDGDTAQVGPEMAEWLNIPHVANVKKIVKIEDEFITVEMDMPESIETVKIAYPCLITVDKGIFEPRLPSYKRKLDTQDREITVLSLNELDDKNEMNYGLNGSPTQVERIFPPEVNNDRELWTGNSSELSEKIGCKLKELKFI; from the coding sequence ATGAATATTTTAGTATGTATTAAACAAGTACCAGGAACTTCAAAAGTTGAAGTTGATCCAGATACTGGTGTATTAAAGAGAGATGGTATAGATTCTAAAATGAATCCATATGATTTATATGCTTTAGAAACAGCATTGAAGATTAAAGAAGATGAAGGTGGAACAGTTAAGGTTTTGAGTATGGGACCTAATCAGGCGATGAGTGTAATAAAAGAAGCCTTTACAATGGGTGCTGATGGAGGAACCTTACTATCAGATAGAAAATTTGGAGGAGCTGATGTTTTAGCCACTTCATACACAATTGCTCAAGGAGTTAAAAAAATGGGAGATTTCGAACTTGTAATCTGCGGTAAACAAACCACAGATGGTGATACAGCTCAAGTCGGTCCTGAAATGGCGGAGTGGCTTAATATACCTCATGTGGCAAATGTTAAAAAAATAGTGAAAATAGAAGATGAATTTATTACAGTTGAGATGGACATGCCTGAAAGTATTGAAACAGTAAAAATAGCATATCCTTGTTTAATCACTGTTGATAAAGGAATTTTTGAACCAAGACTACCATCTTATAAGAGGAAATTAGATACACAAGATAGAGAAATAACAGTGTTAAGTCTTAATGAATTGGATGATAAGAATGAAATGAATTATGGTTTAAATGGTTCTCCTACTCAAGTAGAAAGAATTTTTCCACCAGAAGTTAATAATGACAGGGAACTATGGACAGGAAATTCTAGTGAATTAAGTGAGAAAATTGGATGTAAGTTAAAAGAACTTAAATTTATTTAA
- a CDS encoding electron transfer flavoprotein subunit alpha, with protein sequence MAKLVVNQDKITNIEELIKICPFGALENNAGKVEINGACKMCKLCVKKGPKGAVEYIEDEVKEIDKSAWNGIGVYVDHVEGEIHPVTYELIGKARELAGKINHPVYAVFVGNNISHKAEELLHYGVDKVFVYDDEALEYFRIEPYTAAFEDFINKVKPTALLVGATTIGRSLAPRIAARFKTGLTADCTILDIKENTDLVQIRPAFGGNIMAQIITPNSRPQLATVRYKVMTAPKRSEEITGEIVNCNIDKEKLNSGIEALEIKKKVSEVGISDAEVIVAAGRGVKSEKDLEMLKELAKALNAEFACTRPLIESGWIDAKRQIGLSGRTVRPRLIIACGISGAVQFTAGMNNSDYIFAINTDEKAPIFKVAHYGIIGDMYEVIPELIEKIKLAKEA encoded by the coding sequence ATGGCAAAATTAGTTGTAAATCAGGATAAAATAACAAATATTGAAGAGTTAATAAAAATTTGTCCTTTTGGTGCTCTTGAAAATAATGCTGGCAAAGTTGAAATAAATGGAGCATGTAAGATGTGTAAGCTTTGCGTTAAGAAAGGTCCTAAGGGTGCAGTTGAATATATAGAAGATGAAGTTAAAGAAATAGATAAGAGTGCATGGAATGGAATAGGTGTATATGTTGACCATGTTGAGGGTGAGATTCATCCAGTTACTTATGAATTAATTGGAAAGGCTAGAGAATTAGCAGGTAAAATAAATCACCCTGTTTACGCAGTGTTTGTTGGAAATAATATTTCTCATAAAGCAGAAGAACTTTTACACTATGGCGTTGATAAAGTTTTTGTGTATGACGATGAAGCATTAGAATACTTTAGAATAGAACCGTACACAGCAGCATTTGAAGATTTTATAAACAAAGTTAAGCCAACCGCTTTATTAGTAGGAGCTACAACAATAGGAAGATCTTTAGCACCAAGAATTGCAGCAAGATTTAAGACTGGACTTACAGCAGATTGTACAATTCTAGATATTAAGGAAAATACAGATCTTGTTCAAATAAGACCAGCTTTTGGCGGTAATATAATGGCTCAAATAATCACACCAAACTCTAGACCTCAACTAGCAACTGTTAGATATAAAGTTATGACAGCACCTAAGAGAAGTGAAGAGATAACTGGTGAGATAGTCAATTGTAATATTGATAAAGAAAAATTAAATTCAGGAATAGAAGCACTTGAAATAAAGAAAAAAGTTTCAGAAGTTGGAATAAGTGATGCAGAAGTAATTGTTGCAGCAGGACGTGGAGTTAAGTCAGAAAAAGATTTAGAGATGTTAAAAGAATTAGCAAAAGCTTTAAATGCAGAATTTGCATGTACTAGACCGCTTATTGAATCAGGATGGATTGATGCTAAGAGACAAATTGGATTAAGTGGAAGAACCGTTAGACCAAGACTTATAATAGCTTGCGGTATTTCAGGAGCAGTTCAGTTTACTGCAGGAATGAATAATTCAGATTATATTTTTGCAATTAATACAGATGAAAAGGCACCAATATTTAAGGTTGCTCATTATGGAATCATTGGAGATATGTATGAAGTAATTCCAGAATTAATAGAAAAAATAAAACTTGCTAAGGAGGCATAA
- the nikC gene encoding nickel transporter permease, translated as METINLNYQEEKKSLLKRFKKFMGLVISNRAALVGLIVIVVIVLVAILGSFIMPYDPNTGELSSSLQTPSASHFFGTDEQGRDIFSRVIDGTKISLRVGIVAVAIALSIGTVVGSICGYFGGRLDMFLMRIMDIILAFPSLLLAIAFMAALGRGIDKAVIAISIVTIPEYARIVRGCVLSVRESEYVQAAKAIGNNDFVIIFKHVLPNILSPIIVRATLGISGAILDASALGFLGLGVQPPYAEWGTMLGSGRTYFFNAPHIILFPGLAITITVLAFNLLGDGLRDALDPKLNA; from the coding sequence ATGGAGACGATCAATTTAAATTATCAAGAAGAAAAAAAATCATTATTGAAAAGATTTAAGAAATTTATGGGATTAGTCATTTCAAATAGAGCTGCACTTGTTGGATTAATTGTTATTGTAGTAATAGTGCTGGTTGCTATTTTAGGAAGTTTTATAATGCCTTATGATCCTAATACTGGTGAACTATCAAGTTCACTTCAAACTCCATCAGCTTCACATTTTTTTGGAACAGATGAACAAGGAAGAGATATTTTCTCAAGGGTAATTGATGGTACTAAAATTTCACTTAGAGTTGGTATAGTTGCTGTAGCTATTGCTTTATCAATTGGAACTGTAGTTGGTTCAATTTGTGGATATTTTGGAGGAAGGCTTGATATGTTCTTAATGAGAATTATGGATATAATTTTGGCATTCCCATCATTATTACTTGCAATTGCATTTATGGCAGCTTTAGGTAGAGGAATTGATAAAGCTGTTATTGCAATTAGTATAGTTACTATTCCTGAATATGCACGTATAGTACGTGGTTGTGTGTTATCAGTAAGAGAAAGTGAATATGTACAAGCAGCGAAGGCAATTGGAAATAATGATTTTGTTATAATTTTTAAACATGTACTTCCAAATATTTTATCGCCAATAATTGTTCGTGCAACACTTGGAATTTCAGGTGCAATCTTAGATGCTTCAGCATTAGGCTTTTTGGGACTTGGAGTTCAGCCACCATATGCTGAATGGGGAACAATGCTTGGTTCAGGTAGAACTTATTTCTTTAATGCACCACACATAATTTTATTCCCAGGTCTTGCTATTACAATTACTGTACTTGCATTTAACTTACTCGGGGATGGGCTTAGAGATGCACTTGATCCTAAGCTAAACGCTTAA
- a CDS encoding RNA polymerase sigma factor — MEIEEIIMRCKQGEKEAFRELLQTVEKKALATVHFLAGNKGIAEDILQETYMKCFIEIHKLKEPQAFKVWFFRILIRTGWKMLKKQSELVPLEITSENEELFCDENQGKRNVIDNYEMKSVMENAINDLSENLKTVVILYYYNDMSIEEISKVTGCFKATIKSRLFYARAALRKQLGNCMENEHGVRIVK; from the coding sequence ATGGAGATAGAAGAAATAATAATGCGTTGTAAGCAGGGAGAAAAAGAAGCCTTTCGTGAACTTTTACAGACTGTTGAAAAAAAGGCATTAGCAACTGTTCATTTTTTGGCAGGAAATAAAGGGATTGCGGAAGATATACTCCAAGAAACATATATGAAATGTTTTATAGAAATACACAAACTTAAAGAACCACAGGCGTTTAAAGTATGGTTCTTTAGAATTCTTATTCGTACAGGATGGAAAATGTTAAAAAAACAATCAGAGCTGGTTCCGTTGGAAATAACATCAGAAAATGAAGAGTTGTTTTGTGATGAGAACCAAGGGAAAAGGAATGTAATTGATAATTATGAAATGAAAAGTGTAATGGAAAATGCAATTAATGATTTAAGTGAAAATTTAAAAACAGTTGTTATTCTTTATTACTATAATGATATGTCAATAGAAGAAATTTCAAAGGTTACAGGCTGTTTCAAAGCTACGATAAAATCAAGACTATTTTATGCGCGGGCAGCCTTGAGAAAGCAATTAGGAAACTGTATGGAAAATGAGCATGGAGTGCGAATAGTTAAATAG
- a CDS encoding FAD-binding oxidoreductase, producing the protein MSYKEVELKDYEYILSVAENDKERVFFKDQINEDYSHDELGGIKKMPDIVVQATSAEEVSKVMKYAYENNIPVTPRGSGTGLVGAAVPLKGGIVIDLSRMNRILELDDENLTLTLEPGVLLMDIGKYVEEFDLFYPPDPGEKSATIGGNISTNAGGMRAVKYGVTRDYVRGLEVVLPNGEIVELGGKVVKNSSGYSLKDLMIGSEGTLGIVTKAVLKLLPLPKKALSLLVPFESLEKAIETVPKIIKSKSIPTAIEFMQREAILAAEEFLGKSFPDKSSDAYLLLTFDGNSTEEIEKAYENVAKICLESGALDVLISDTEERQESIWSARGCFLEAIKALTTEMDEVDVVVPRNKIGEFVTFTHELESKANVRIKSFGHAGDGNLHVYILRDELNEEEWKAKLSEVMQIMYDKAKELRGQVSGEHGIGFAKKGYLKQSLPDKCINIMQGIKLAFDPRNILNPGKVCE; encoded by the coding sequence ATGAGCTACAAAGAAGTTGAATTAAAAGATTATGAATATATATTGTCTGTAGCAGAAAATGATAAAGAAAGAGTCTTTTTTAAAGACCAAATAAATGAAGACTATAGTCATGATGAATTAGGTGGAATAAAAAAGATGCCTGACATAGTGGTTCAGGCAACTAGTGCAGAAGAAGTTTCAAAGGTAATGAAATATGCGTATGAAAATAATATTCCAGTTACTCCAAGGGGGTCTGGTACTGGGCTTGTAGGTGCAGCTGTTCCTCTTAAAGGTGGAATTGTTATTGACCTTAGCAGGATGAATAGAATCTTAGAACTAGATGATGAAAACTTAACTCTTACTTTAGAACCTGGAGTACTTTTAATGGATATAGGAAAATATGTTGAGGAGTTTGATTTATTCTACCCTCCAGATCCAGGTGAGAAATCTGCAACAATTGGTGGAAATATAAGTACTAATGCAGGTGGAATGAGAGCAGTAAAATATGGAGTTACAAGAGATTATGTAAGAGGTCTTGAGGTAGTTCTTCCAAATGGAGAAATAGTAGAACTTGGAGGAAAAGTTGTTAAAAATAGTTCTGGATATTCATTAAAAGATTTAATGATTGGTTCAGAAGGAACTTTAGGAATAGTAACAAAAGCAGTTTTGAAATTATTGCCACTTCCTAAAAAGGCTTTAAGTCTCTTAGTTCCATTTGAGAGTCTTGAAAAAGCAATAGAAACTGTTCCTAAAATAATTAAGTCAAAATCTATACCAACAGCTATAGAATTTATGCAAAGAGAAGCTATTTTAGCTGCAGAAGAGTTTTTAGGAAAGAGTTTCCCAGATAAATCTTCGGATGCATATTTATTATTAACTTTCGATGGAAATTCCACAGAAGAAATTGAAAAGGCTTATGAAAATGTTGCGAAAATATGTTTAGAATCAGGAGCATTAGATGTACTTATTTCTGATACAGAAGAAAGACAAGAATCTATATGGTCAGCTAGAGGATGTTTCCTTGAAGCAATTAAAGCATTAACAACTGAAATGGATGAGGTTGACGTTGTTGTGCCAAGAAACAAGATTGGAGAGTTTGTTACCTTTACACATGAACTAGAAAGCAAAGCCAATGTTAGAATAAAGAGTTTTGGACATGCTGGAGATGGTAATTTACATGTGTATATATTAAGAGATGAATTAAATGAAGAAGAATGGAAAGCAAAATTGAGTGAAGTTATGCAAATAATGTATGACAAAGCTAAAGAATTAAGAGGACAAGTTTCTGGAGAACATGGTATAGGTTTTGCTAAAAAAGGATACCTAAAGCAATCACTACCTGACAAATGTATAAATATAATGCAAGGAATAAAATTAGCATTTGATCCTAGAAATATATTAAATCCAGGAAAAGTATGTGAATAA
- a CDS encoding ABC transporter substrate-binding protein produces the protein MKKRILACVLAGVLAATALVGCGGSGQAAKTAAAKTFIFAQGADPRGLDPAFVDDGESAKVMCNIYEGLVKYGDDNTSVEPCLAEKWDISADGKEYTFHLRKGVKFHDGTDFNADAVVKSVSRQLPPNATDDMPYASFTFNGVKKVEAVDANTVKFTLESANTPFLANLAMTLAAPIVSPTALEKNKGNLNEAPVGTGPFKFVSWEKGSKVTLEKNNDYWGEKAKLDKVVIKIDKENSVRASELMTGAIDAMDGLDPSDVDKLKEKGMNIFSKPGMNINYMAFDCDRAPFNDPKVREAVSYAINRNELVQYLYQGYADPAKTMLPNFIAGYKDVAAYEYNPEKAKQMLKDLGKENLKIKMITYSNPRPYNSVGGQKLAEAVQNYLSKVGITATIDVYQWTEYKDKTKQGEGDIKFYGWNGDNGDADNFLSLVDSKEIASSLNVARYTNPEVDKLLAQGKATPNGDARNAIYGQLQDILAKEAPWVNISYAKSMAASSAKVKNFSVHPTGSVFFQKVDKE, from the coding sequence ATGAAAAAAAGAATATTAGCATGTGTGCTTGCTGGGGTGCTTGCTGCAACCGCTCTTGTAGGATGCGGAGGTAGTGGACAAGCAGCTAAGACGGCAGCAGCAAAAACCTTTATATTTGCGCAAGGAGCAGATCCAAGAGGTCTTGATCCAGCTTTTGTTGACGATGGAGAGTCAGCTAAAGTTATGTGTAATATATATGAAGGCTTAGTTAAATACGGGGATGATAATACAAGCGTTGAACCATGCTTAGCAGAAAAATGGGATATTAGTGCAGATGGCAAAGAGTATACTTTCCATCTTAGAAAAGGAGTTAAATTCCATGATGGAACTGATTTTAATGCAGATGCAGTTGTTAAATCAGTAAGTCGTCAATTACCTCCAAATGCAACAGATGATATGCCTTATGCTTCATTTACTTTTAATGGAGTTAAAAAGGTTGAAGCAGTTGATGCAAATACAGTTAAATTTACACTTGAGTCTGCTAATACACCATTTTTAGCAAATCTTGCAATGACACTTGCAGCTCCAATTGTAAGTCCAACTGCTCTTGAAAAAAATAAGGGTAATTTAAATGAGGCACCAGTTGGTACTGGACCATTTAAATTTGTTTCTTGGGAAAAGGGATCAAAAGTAACTCTTGAAAAGAATAATGATTACTGGGGCGAAAAAGCAAAACTTGATAAAGTAGTAATCAAGATTGATAAAGAAAATTCAGTAAGAGCTAGTGAACTTATGACTGGTGCAATTGATGCAATGGATGGATTAGATCCAAGTGATGTTGATAAATTAAAAGAAAAGGGTATGAATATATTCTCTAAACCTGGAATGAATATAAATTATATGGCTTTTGATTGTGACAGAGCTCCATTTAATGATCCAAAGGTAAGAGAAGCTGTATCTTATGCAATTAATCGTAATGAATTAGTTCAATATTTATATCAAGGTTATGCAGATCCTGCAAAAACTATGTTACCTAATTTTATTGCTGGATATAAGGATGTAGCAGCATACGAATATAATCCAGAAAAAGCTAAACAAATGCTTAAAGATTTAGGAAAAGAAAATCTTAAAATTAAGATGATTACTTATTCTAATCCAAGACCTTATAACTCTGTTGGTGGACAAAAATTAGCAGAAGCGGTACAAAATTATTTAAGCAAAGTTGGTATTACTGCAACAATTGATGTATATCAATGGACTGAATATAAAGATAAAACTAAGCAAGGTGAAGGCGATATTAAATTCTATGGATGGAATGGTGATAATGGAGATGCAGATAACTTCTTATCATTAGTTGATAGTAAAGAAATTGCTTCAAGTTTAAATGTTGCTAGATACACAAATCCAGAAGTTGATAAACTTTTAGCACAAGGTAAAGCTACACCAAATGGGGATGCTAGAAACGCAATATATGGACAACTTCAAGATATACTTGCAAAAGAGGCACCATGGGTTAACATTTCATATGCTAAATCAATGGCAGCTTCATCAGCAAAGGTTAAGAATTTCAGTGTTCATCCAACAGGTTCAGTTTTCTTCCAAAAGGTTGATAAAGAATAA
- a CDS encoding L-lactate permease, whose translation MVSLGKLKIPGYKACPIGYLITVLIAVIILKMNITNAITATLEGVATALWPIVLVIIGAVFTYNLSIYTGSMEIIKKIMTSVTSDKRILVLILAWGFGGFLEAVAGFGTAVAIPASILAALGFEPVFAAIICLVANTTPTAFGAIGLPVSTLAQVTGLDVGQLSYITTVQLTIMIILIPFILVSLTGNGIKAIKGVFGITLASGIAFAVPQILVAKFIGAELPAVIGSIVSIAVTIFMAKKFYNDKNDEKEIDVTFKEGFMAWLPFVLVFLFVMICSPLFKAIYTPLSQIKTSILIYTGQGAKPDTFSWIVTPGVLIIIATYLGGLLQGYKLKEISVVLVKTFKQMTKSAVTIVSIVSLAKIMGYSGMINSIAQVLVLVAGGFYPAVAPVIGALGTFITGSDTSANILFGQLQVQVANAIGANPYWIAAGNVLGTTAGKMISPQSIAVATAATGLIGNEGKILNSALKVCVVYIVISGIIVFFGGSILGF comes from the coding sequence ATGGTCTCTCTTGGGAAGCTTAAAATTCCAGGATACAAGGCCTGTCCTATTGGATATTTAATAACGGTGTTAATAGCTGTAATTATCTTAAAGATGAATATTACAAATGCTATTACGGCAACCTTAGAAGGTGTTGCAACAGCTTTATGGCCAATAGTACTTGTAATTATAGGTGCAGTATTCACTTATAATTTATCCATTTATACAGGAAGTATGGAAATTATAAAAAAGATTATGACAAGTGTTACAAGTGATAAAAGAATTTTAGTATTAATACTTGCCTGGGGCTTTGGAGGATTTCTTGAAGCTGTTGCAGGATTTGGAACTGCAGTTGCAATTCCAGCAAGTATACTTGCTGCACTAGGGTTTGAACCAGTCTTTGCTGCAATTATTTGTTTAGTGGCTAATACTACACCAACAGCTTTTGGTGCGATAGGTCTACCAGTATCTACATTAGCTCAAGTTACAGGTTTAGATGTAGGTCAATTATCCTACATAACAACTGTTCAGCTAACAATAATGATAATATTAATTCCCTTTATATTAGTTTCCTTAACTGGTAACGGTATAAAAGCTATAAAAGGAGTTTTTGGAATTACATTAGCATCTGGAATTGCATTTGCAGTACCACAGATACTTGTAGCTAAATTTATTGGAGCTGAATTACCAGCGGTAATTGGATCAATAGTTTCAATTGCAGTAACAATATTTATGGCAAAGAAATTTTACAATGATAAAAATGATGAAAAAGAAATTGATGTTACTTTTAAAGAAGGTTTTATGGCATGGCTACCATTTGTATTGGTATTTCTATTCGTAATGATATGCTCACCACTCTTTAAAGCGATATACACTCCATTATCTCAAATAAAAACTTCAATATTGATTTATACAGGACAGGGAGCAAAACCAGATACTTTTTCGTGGATTGTAACGCCTGGAGTATTGATAATTATAGCAACTTATTTAGGTGGTTTACTACAAGGATATAAGTTAAAAGAGATAAGTGTAGTTTTGGTGAAGACGTTTAAACAGATGACAAAATCTGCAGTAACAATAGTTTCAATTGTATCTCTAGCTAAGATAATGGGATACAGTGGGATGATAAATTCGATAGCTCAGGTATTGGTATTAGTGGCTGGAGGATTTTATCCAGCAGTTGCTCCAGTAATAGGAGCGCTAGGAACGTTTATAACCGGAAGTGACACATCAGCTAATATACTCTTTGGTCAACTACAAGTTCAGGTAGCAAATGCTATTGGAGCTAATCCATATTGGATTGCAGCTGGTAATGTACTTGGAACTACAGCTGGAAAGATGATTTCACCTCAAAGTATAGCAGTTGCAACAGCAGCAACTGGCTTAATAGGAAATGAGGGGAAAATATTAAATTCAGCATTAAAAGTTTGTGTAGTATACATAGTTATCTCTGGAATAATAGTATTTTTCGGTGGATCAATATTAGGATTTTAA
- a CDS encoding ABC transporter permease — MFKYFIKRLLLLIPVVIGVSILVFLIMHVFSTDPTSIILGQHASQEQIDALRQQLGLNDPLYVQYFKFIGGIITGDFGTSLITKSSVATEIFSRFPATIELAILSIIVASIVGITLGVISAVKQNSILDYLCMGTSLVGVSMPIFWLGLLLIVLFSVVLGWFPVSGRATIGLEPDKITGLYLLDSLISGNIAAFIDSLEHLVLPVIALSSYSTAIIARMTRSTMLEVLGQDYIRTARSKGLAEKIVIKGHGLRNALIPVATVIGLQLGSLLGGAVLTEAVFSWPGIGSYTIDAILKSDYPVVQGAVMIMAIIFVLVNLFVDLLYAFIDPRIKYS, encoded by the coding sequence ATGTTTAAGTATTTTATAAAGAGATTATTATTGTTAATACCAGTAGTTATTGGAGTTTCAATCCTAGTATTTTTAATAATGCATGTATTTTCAACAGATCCTACGTCAATAATTTTAGGTCAGCATGCTAGCCAAGAACAAATAGATGCTTTGAGACAGCAATTAGGATTAAATGATCCTTTGTATGTTCAGTACTTTAAATTTATAGGTGGTATTATTACAGGAGATTTTGGTACATCTCTTATAACTAAAAGTTCTGTGGCTACTGAGATTTTCTCAAGATTTCCTGCAACTATCGAACTTGCAATACTTTCTATAATAGTAGCATCTATTGTAGGTATAACACTTGGAGTTATTTCAGCTGTAAAGCAAAATTCGATTTTAGATTATCTTTGTATGGGGACATCTTTAGTTGGGGTATCTATGCCTATATTTTGGCTTGGATTACTATTGATAGTTTTATTTTCAGTAGTATTGGGATGGTTTCCTGTATCAGGTAGAGCAACTATAGGGTTAGAGCCAGATAAGATTACTGGACTTTATCTTCTAGATAGCTTGATTTCAGGTAATATAGCTGCTTTTATTGATTCTTTAGAACACTTAGTGTTACCTGTGATAGCACTTTCATCATATTCTACTGCGATTATTGCTCGTATGACACGTTCTACTATGCTTGAAGTTTTAGGACAAGATTACATTAGAACTGCAAGATCTAAAGGATTAGCTGAAAAAATAGTTATAAAAGGTCACGGTTTAAGAAATGCTTTAATCCCAGTAGCAACTGTTATTGGACTCCAATTAGGATCTTTGCTTGGAGGAGCTGTTTTAACGGAAGCAGTTTTTTCGTGGCCAGGAATAGGAAGCTATACAATTGATGCTATTTTAAAGTCAGATTATCCTGTGGTACAAGGGGCTGTTATGATAATGGCTATTATATTTGTTTTAGTAAATTTATTTGTTGATTTACTTTATGCATTTATAGATCCTCGTATTAAATATTCTTAA
- a CDS encoding ABC transporter ATP-binding protein produces MLLEIKNLKTEFKTKKGTVCAVNGVDFSVNKGEVVAIVGESGSGKSVTSLSVMRLHSKTTKTSVTGEVSFKGENLLDKSEKEMQEMRGKMLSMIFQEPMTSLNPVFTIGRQISEAIIKHDKVSKAEAKNRSIEMLRLVGIPSPETRVNNYPHQLSGGMRQRVMIAMALSCNPELLIADEPTTALDVTIQAQILDLMLDLKEKLGTAILLITHDLGVVAEVADKVVVMYCGRVVEKAEVKELFGNPRHPYTKGLLNSIPKIDEEAERLFIIPGTVPNPLNLPSGCAFRDRCPDCMEKCKKEQPPLYNLNGREVRCFLYEEEDKANG; encoded by the coding sequence ATGTTACTTGAAATAAAGAACTTAAAGACAGAATTTAAAACTAAAAAAGGAACTGTTTGTGCTGTAAATGGTGTTGATTTTAGTGTAAATAAAGGTGAAGTTGTAGCAATTGTTGGAGAATCAGGTAGTGGAAAAAGTGTTACATCGCTTTCGGTAATGAGACTTCATTCAAAAACTACAAAAACAAGTGTTACTGGAGAAGTGTCATTTAAGGGTGAAAATTTATTGGATAAATCGGAAAAAGAAATGCAAGAGATGCGTGGTAAAATGCTCTCTATGATATTTCAAGAGCCTATGACCTCTTTGAATCCAGTATTTACAATAGGAAGGCAAATTTCAGAAGCTATTATTAAGCATGATAAAGTGAGCAAAGCTGAAGCAAAAAATAGATCAATCGAGATGTTAAGATTGGTTGGAATACCATCACCAGAAACGAGAGTTAACAACTATCCTCATCAACTAAGTGGTGGTATGAGGCAGAGAGTTATGATAGCTATGGCTCTTAGTTGTAATCCAGAACTTTTAATTGCCGATGAACCTACAACTGCATTAGACGTTACAATACAAGCTCAAATTCTTGATCTTATGCTTGATTTAAAAGAAAAGTTGGGAACAGCTATTCTTCTTATAACTCATGACTTAGGGGTTGTAGCAGAGGTAGCAGACAAGGTTGTTGTAATGTATTGCGGAAGAGTGGTTGAAAAAGCTGAAGTTAAAGAACTATTCGGTAATCCAAGGCATCCTTATACTAAGGGACTTCTTAATTCGATTCCTAAAATAGATGAAGAGGCTGAAAGATTATTTATCATACCTGGTACTGTTCCGAATCCTTTGAACTTACCTTCAGGCTGTGCTTTTAGAGATAGATGTCCAGATTGTATGGAAAAATGCAAAAAAGAACAACCTCCGTTATATAATTTAAATGGTAGAGAAGTTCGTTGTTTCTTATATGAAGAGGAGGATAAAGCAAATGGATAA